AATCCTCTGATGCACATGTAGGTCTGATGCCTGGAAGAAGCCTTTGCCACACTCGGCACAAATATATGTCCTCTCATTATTGTGTCTTTTCTGGTGAACTTTTAACCGAGAGGAATACCTAAAGATCTTGGGACACGTCTCACATTTGTATACTTTTGGGGCTCCGTGGAATCTTTCTTGGTGTTCCCCACGTGCAGAGTTCCCCTCAGTGCTCTGGTGGGTAGAAACAGGCTCAAGGGTGACCTGGTCTGGCTTGAAAAGAAACTCTGGTTCCACCTCCACAATGACATCTTGATAGGAGGGTCCTTTCAGGGACCCTTCCTGGGACCTGGAGGGGCCTGGACCTGCTCTTCTGGAGCTGAGTGGATTCTCCAAACAAACACCTCCTTCTTCAGGCCTCGGACTGTTCTCTTCTTGGATAATGAGTAGGAAAGGTATTTGATTGTTTGGACTAGCAATACGGTCATTTACTTGACatgttttcaaagaaatgttGCCACCATTTTCTTTACCTTCACTTTCTGTAGCGGGGGAAAAAGTGACTCAGTGAAGTTATACCCAAGAAAGAGTCCACACAGATCATCCCTCTGGTACCTGGCCTTTCCCCACTCACTTTGTCTTGTTTCCAGGGAAGTATCTTGAGGAGTCCAGAAAGGTGTCCCCATGTTCTCTCTTGCTGGAGTTCCTGTCGACAACTGTTTTGTGAAGTGAACAATGACTTCTCTTAAGGGCATATTCTCACAAAAGAGGGCTTCCTGTCCCTGCATGTGGACGTGGACCTGTGAACAAAGCCTGATTACTATCTATAAtaacttctttctctacttccagGCAACTCCAACAGACTACTTATTCCTTACACTCCCATGCCCCTCACCCTGGGGGTCAGAACCCTCTACTTACTAAGCCAGGTGGCTTCATGCCATCATCGGTCAGATCTTCCATGAATTTCTCCAGGTTTCTGCCGCTTGCATTCCATTTCTCTTGTAAAGTGGACCTGTCACCGCAGCGGCCATTGATCATAAACTGTTCCAGGACCAAACGAGAAATTATTTCATCCTTGCTGTGTTTTTCTGGCTGCAGCCATGAGTGAAATAATTTATAGAGTCTTTGCAGCTCCTGCCTTGCACATGAGTTATTGCTGTTTTGAAATAAGCTGAGCTGAGTGCTCCGGAACTCAGAgatcccctctccctcctggatGGCAGATCCTTGGCTGGGTTTAAGCTCTAGATTATCTGACCCAGGATCCTTCCTGGATGGTTCATCTTGAAAGGAGATTCTGAGGTCTAAAGCCATTCTTAACAAGAATTCTCAGAGAGCCGCAACTTCAGGGATTCAATCTGTGCTGACTTGTTTCTTGGGGGATCTCTTTCAACAACTGGTGGATGTTTAAGAACTGCAAACTAGAAGAGATATGTAATAAATTACAACACTGGTATgattgaaaagaaacaaacaaaattcaggTTCAGTTGAGTTCATGGATGAATTCTACTAGACATCTggtgaataaacaaatggagaaaagCGCAACCTCATCAGTCATcccagaaatgcaaaataaaactacaacaACGTGCTACAATATACCTACCAGAAtcactaaaataaaatagagtcaGCATTGACATGGGTTGGAGCACCTGGCACTCTCAGTCACTGCTGGTGAGTACTCACGTTGGAAATGCTTTGACTAATATGTGCTAAATCTGTATTTATGCATTCCCTGTGACTCATCAATTTTACTCCTCGGCATGTACTCAACGGAAGAATATACTCATGTGCAACAAAGGCATATACAATAATGTTTCTATCGACATAATTCATAATATTCCTATGCtgtaaataatctaaatgtccaacatTCAATGGGACAGATCACAATTAATTGATGTAGAGGCATTTTTGATAGCAATGAGAAGAAATTcttcatgcaacaacatggaaatAATCCAGGCACCAAACAatacattttgtttcttctcGTTTATGTTCATTGAAAACCATATAAATACTATCAATATTATTTAGGAGGTTGGTTAAAATTTTGGAAACAATAGTAGATCCTGGGATAGGTACATATGGAGGGCTCCATAGGACGACcccatcccagtttgcctgggactaaAGAGAGAGTTCCTGTGATGCTGGACTTCCAATTTTAGCTGGCGATAGTCTACCTCTTGATCTTGGAGGCAGTTACACACGAGTGTTTCTCTGTAAAAATCCACCAATCTATATactttcacttttccttttttctgtatgTGCGTTACATTTCAATTTAAATAGTTCAATTTTAAACAGTAAATAGCGTCTTAAGTTGTAATTGGACATGATTTAACTGAAAGAAGGCGATCTAGTACAAAGATGTTCTTTCAGTcattataagaaaacaaaatattacaaacaaTTGACAAGAAAGTGAATGAAATAGGACAGGCTGGAATCCATATACATGATTTCATCTTGTGCTAGAAACTCCTACATCAGACACAAACACCTGCAAAACCACCTCAGCTACAACCCGTGTCAGCCCAATGATACATTCCTCaggaaattttcattttactttcacctctttcttttttccttccttatgaAAAACATTTGTCTTTGCTTCACTGATCTTATCaaagttataattttatattgatctgtttctttctttttaaaaataaatttatttatttatttttggctgcgttgtgtctttgttgctgcgcatgggctttctctacttgcggcgagcgggggctactct
Above is a window of Balaenoptera ricei isolate mBalRic1 chromosome 19, mBalRic1.hap2, whole genome shotgun sequence DNA encoding:
- the ZSCAN4 gene encoding zinc finger and SCAN domain-containing protein 4, with amino-acid sequence MALDLRISFQDEPSRKDPGSDNLELKPSQGSAIQEGEGISEFRSTQLSLFQNSNNSCARQELQRLYKLFHSWLQPEKHSKDEIISRLVLEQFMINGRCGDRSTLQEKWNASGRNLEKFMEDLTDDGMKPPGLVHVHMQGQEALFCENMPLREVIVHFTKQLSTGTPARENMGTPFWTPQDTSLETRQKSEGKENGGNISLKTCQVNDRIASPNNQIPFLLIIQEENSPRPEEGGVCLENPLSSRRAGPGPSRSQEGSLKGPSYQDVIVEVEPEFLFKPDQVTLEPVSTHQSTEGNSARGEHQERFHGAPKVYKCETCPKIFRYSSRLKVHQKRHNNERTYICAECGKGFFQASDLHVHQRIHAGEKPFMCSMCEMAFSHKTNLRAHERIHTGEKPYVCSLCQRRFRQSSTYHRHLRFHQKIALKSVPSTLNASLAMAPM